The nucleotide sequence CGGTCGCCTCAACGAACGGCGCGATCAGCTACGTCGAGAAGGCCTATATCGAGCAGAATGGGCTTCCCGCTGCACAGATCGACAACGGCTCAGGCCCGGTTCCGCTGAGCATCGAAACCGCCGCCCGCGCCATCGAACAAGCCGAGTTCGCCAGTACCGGCGATGGGGATATGACGCTCGACCTCAACTCGGTGTACGGCGCTACGGAACCCGGCGCCTATCCACTGGTTCTCGCCACGTACGAGATCGTGTGTTCGGACGGTTATGACGCTGAGACGTCCGCCGCGCTGAAGTCATTCTTGACCGTTGCCGCGAATGAGGGCCAAGTCGGTATCGACGGCATGGGGTACGTCCCCCTGCCAGAGGCATTCAGGACCAGCCTCATGGAATCGATTGACGCGATCGGATGAATGTGAACGCTAAATTGCCGGAAGATCCGGTAACGACACGGCTGCACCGTGGGCGCGCGGGCCGTCCCGGCGATGCCATTTTTGCCGGGCTTGCGCGCGGCGCGGCACTCTTCGTCACCGCGGTCATCGCAGCGATCGGTGTCTTCCTGCTGTGGCGGGCAATGCCGGCGTTGACGCGTAATGAGGTCAACTTCCTGACCAGTCGGGAGTGGCGGACATTTACTCCCGACTCACTGGCCTTCGGTGTTCTCGACCTTTTCCTGGTGACAGTCTTCGTCTCGGCGTTCGCTTTGTTCCTGGCCATGCCCGTCGCGCTCGGCATCGCCATTTTCATCACTCAATACGCGCCGAAGCAGACTAAGAAAGGCCTCGGCTATCTGGTTGATCTTCTCGCCGCGGTGCCGTCGGTGGTGTACGGACTTTGGGGTTTGCTCGTCCTTGCTCCTGCATTGCAGCCGGTAGCGGCTTTCTTGCACGAGAACTTCGGGTGGTTCTTCCTCTTCAGTGCGGAGAACGAGGGTCTCGTCGAGGCCGGATTCACGATCTTTACCGCTGGCATTGTGCTCGCCGTAATGATTTTGCCGATCATCACCGCTATCACTCGTGAGGTTTTCACTCAGACTCCCACTGCTCAGGTCGAGGCGGCGCTGGCGCTCGGCGCGACAAAGTGGGAAGTGGTTCGGACGACCGTCATCCCGTTCGGCAAATCTGGTTACGTCAGTGGCTCGATGCTGGGGCTGGGGCGCGCACTCGGTGAGACCATGGCGATTTACATCGTCCTGGCGACCGCGTCGTCGGACTTCAGGTGGTCCCTCTTCGAGGGAGGACAGACCATCGCGTCGAAGATCGCGTCTGGCTACGCAGAAATCAACAATGAACTTCAGGCGGGTGCTTACATTGCTGCAGGCCTGGTGCTTTTCGTCCTGACATTCGCGGTTAACGCTGCAGCTCGCGCGATCGTCGCGGGCAAGGGGGTGCATTGATCATGACGACAGCACTGGACCGCCCGGTCAAACCGCCACAAGTTTTCCCGAGCCTCAGTACGCGGCGCAAAACGGTGAACAATCTCGCCACGGTGCTGGTATTCGGCTCGTTCATCGTCGCGATGGTCCCGCTCATCTGGGTGCTGTACACGGTCTTCTCACGCGGCCTGACAGCGCTGACGTCGGACGACTGGTTCACGCGCTCGATGCGTGGTGTGCTGCCGTTCTTTGAGGGCGGCGGGGCGTATCACGCGATGGTTGGCACCCTCATGCAGGGTGCTGTCGCCGCTTTGTTCGCCATTCCCATCGGATTGATGGTATCGATTTACCTGGTCGAGTACGCGGACGGCTCACGGCTTGGCAGGGTCACGACTTTCATGGTGGACATCCTCAGTGGTGTGCCATCGATCGTCGCCGCGCTCTTCATCTACGCCCTCTGGATCACGACTTTCGGATTCAGTAAGTCCGGTTTCGCGGTGGCGCTCGCACTGTTACTGCTGATGCTCCCGATTGTGGTGCGGTCGGGTGAAGAGATGTTGCGGATTGTGCCGATGGACCTCCGCGAAGCGGCATACGCGCTGGGTGTCCCGAAATGGAAGACGATCGCCCGCATCGTCATCCCCACTGCACTGCCAGGCATCATCACGGGCTTGATGCTCGCCGTGGCCCGCGTCATCGGTGAGGCCGCGCCGCTGCTGATCCTGGTGGGTTACGCGACCTACATCAACTACAACATGCTTGAGGGCGAGATGGGCTCGCTGCCCGGCATGATGATCGCCGAACTGAATAACCCCTCCGGCCCGGGCCGGGATCGCCTCTGGGGTGCAGCCCTCACCCTCGTCCTCATCATCGCGCTGCTCAACATTGTCGCGAACCTGATCAGCCGCTACACCGGCGCGAAGAAGAAGTAACGGAGCTCATCATGGCAAAGCGTGTAGACCTCAAAGATCTGAACATCTATTACGGCAAGTTCCATGCCGTCTCCGATGTGACGCTGTCGGTTGCGCCGAAGAGCGTGACCGCCTTCATCGGTCCGTCCGGCTGTGGCAAGTCCACGGTATTGCGGTCCCTGAACCGGATGCACGAAGTGACACCTGGTGCCCGGGTTGATGGCGCTGTACTCCTCGACGGCCAGGACATCTACGACAGCAGCATTGACCCAGTCGGTGTGCGTCGCACGATCGGCATGGTCTTCCAGCGGCCCAACCCGTTCCCGACGATGTCCATCCGCGACAACGTCATCGCGGGCCTGAAGCTGCAGGGTGAGCGAAACCGCAAGAAGCTCGACGAGATCGCCGAGAAGGCGCTGCGCGGCGCTAACCTGTGGGACGAGGTGAAGAACCGGCTCGATAAGCCGGGTGGCAGCCTCTCAGGTGGGCAGCAGCAGCGTCTGTGCATCGCACGCGCTACGGCGGTGGAGCCGGAAGTTCTGTTGATGGATGAGCCGTGCTCCGCGCTCGACCCAATCTCGACGCTCGCAATTGAAGACCTCATCACTGAGCTGAAGAAGGACTTCACGATCATTATCGTGACGCACAACATGCAGCAAGCAGCGCGCGTTAGTGACCGCACCGCATTCTTCAACCTTGAAACGCAGGGGCGTCCAGGTCAGCTCATCGAGATTGATGACACGACCAAGATCTTCTCGAATCCGACGAAGAAAGCGACCGAAGACTACATCTCCGGCCGCTTCGGCTAGTCACGCACCTTAGGTCCGGCCCAGGCGATTATGCGACGACGTCTTCGGGGAACCGCCCAGTGACGAGATAGATCACTTTGCGCGCGACCTCGACGGCATGGTCGGCGAACCGTTCGTAATAGCGGCCGAGCAGTGTCACGTCCACTGCTGCCGCAACCCCGTGCTTCCATTCCCTGTCCATCAGCACGTTGAACAGGTGCTTGTGGAGATCGTCCATCGCGTCGTCCTCGTCGAGCAGATCCTGCGCCATCGCGGCATCATGTGTCTCGAGGACTTCCGCAGCTCCCTTGCCGAGGTGCACCGCCACACGGCCCATCTCGGCGAAGTACGCCTTCACTTCCTCCGGCAGCGCCTGTTTCGGGTGGCGCCGACGAGTGATCTTCGCGACGTGCAGCGCGAGGCGTCCCATCCGGTCAAGGTCATTGACGGCCTGGATTCCCGCAACCACAGACCGCAGGTCACCCGCCACCGGTGCCTGCAGCGCGAGAAGCGCGAATGCCTTTTCCTCGCACGACGCACGGAGCGTGTCGAGTTCGTCGTGATCAGAGATGACTTTCTCGGCGATTGGCAGATCAGCCTGCAGCAGCGCCTGGGTAGCCTGCCCCATCGCTTCTTCGGCCATCCGGCACATGGTGGCCAGGGATGTCGCGAGATCCGCGATCTTTTCTGTATAAGCAGCCCGCATAACCTTTAAGGTTACGGCGTAAAACGTCCAGGGGCACGATCTGACGCTGAACGACACGTGAATACCGTGAATACTAAGCGCACGACGTGTCTCCGGCGTTCGTCACTGAGAGGTCCTCAGGCAAATCTCGTTGCGGCTGAACGCTGCCAGAACTCGAGATCGGCAGCGGCGTTCCCGGCGTCGCTGGTGCGGTGACATTTGCGTCATAGTCGGTGCCCAGAACGAGTTCGACAATGTTGCCGAGACCGGTGACGCGCTGTAACACCGCACCGGGGAAAGCTGATGCCAGGGTGGCAGCTTCGGGCTCATTGCCGCGCGAGTACCGGATCACGGTCTGATCGACGACTCGGGAGTGGTCGCCCACGCTGTAGATCTGAAAGCCGTAGCCAGCGAGGACACTCGCGGTGTTGCTGGCAAGACCGAAGGTCGTTGCGCCGTTGGCGACGCGGATGGTCACGAGGGCGGGGGAGACCGCCTCGGACTCGCTGGCTACTCGGTCGCCGCCGTCTCCGTTCTGGGCGGGGCGGATCGCTTGGTCTCCCGCGTCGTCCGCCTCGTCATCGGGTTCGGGGGCGGATTCACCTGGCAGCGGCCAGTCGTAGATGATCGCATCGAAGATCGCGTCGATATCGTCCTCGCGGGGAATCTCGTTCATGAATTCGTTCGGGCCCGCGGTGGGGATCGTCACGAACGTCACCTGGCCGGCATCCACGCCCTGCATGGAGCGCGCCAGGGTCAGCAGGGACTGGGTATCGACATTCTCGACGAAAGTGTGCTGGGTAAACGCATCGATGAAACCGCCCAGTGTGCTGGGATCGAAGAGCACCTTGTTTGACAGGGCTTCCCGGAGTACGGACGACAGGAGCAGCTGCTGGCGCTTGATCCGGCCGTAGTCATTGGTGCCCTCAGTGGGTACACGCCGGGCCCGCACATAGTCCAGTGCGGTGCTGCCATTGACGGTCTGCGGGCCGGCTTCAGGAAGGATCCAGCCGAGTTCGTCATCCCACATGGGCTCGGTGGCGCATACTTCCACACCGCCGAGTGTGTCCACCATGGACTCGAACCCAGCGAAGTCGATGCCGACGAAGCGAGTGATGTTCATGCCCGTGATCTTCTGGATCGTCCGGATCAGGCACTTCGGGCCGCCCTCGTAGTAGGCGCTGTTCAGTTTGACGTTCTCTTCCGATTCGACGCGTTCGTCGGTATAGGTGGCGGTGTCGTTGTCCCACCTGTCGCAGGCCGGTCGGGTGATGTTGAGGTCACGCGGGAATGACGCGATGACTACGCGGTGCCGGTCCTCCGGGACGTTGACCAGCATGATGGTGTCGGAGCGTGAGCCTTCGTGCTGCCACCCTGTCCCGCCGATCTGAGCGTTCACACCAGCCCGGTTGTCTACCCCTACGACGAGGAAGGTTTCGTCGCCGAACTGGTCGTCGGGGCTGCGGACATCGCCGGAGTTGCGGTCCAGCGCGTCAACGATGTTGAGGGACGCATCAGTGCTGCGGACGTAGCCCCAAACGGTGCCGGTGATGACGAGGGCCGCCAGAGATACGAGCGTGATGACGATGCGCGCAAATATGAGCGTTTTCGGATGCTGGTGGCGGACGGGTGCCGGGCTTTCCGCTACCCCCACGAACTGGGGGACGGCGCGTGATCGCGGCTCCGGGCCGGGGGTACCGCCGGGACCGTGGTCGTCGCGTTCGCTCACTCGTCCATCCTCGGGTTGTTTCTGTCGCAGTGGCACGCCGCGACGGGTGCCGCACGGCCGACATGGTTCTGTTAACCAGACTAAACATGAAGTTCAGCAGACACCCGAATGCGAGGCTAGGACACTGGCCTCCTAGGGCGTCCGGTTTGTTGTTAATGAGGCGAAATTGTTGTTATGTGACTCGGTTTAGCCGCCCGAGTGCATCGCATCTGCGCCCTCGGGCACACTGCAATCAAGTGGGTCGTCGAGCCAGCCGTGCGGCAAGACCACGCGAGCTGGAGACCCCTGCCTGCCACGCGGCCCTTCGGCGGCGGCGGGGAAAGGCGCGGTCGCATCGAGCTGGCTGAGCAGCGATTTCAGCTCTTCGAGCGTGGTCACAAGAGCAAGTGCCGAGCGCAACTCTGAACCCGCGGGAAAGCCCCTCAGGTACCAAGCGATGTGTTTACGGATCTCGCGGAGCCCCTTGCCTTCGCCGTGGTGATCAACGAGGAGTTGCGCATGCCGATGCATGATTTTCGCCACTTCACCCAAATTGGGCGGACCGGGCAACGGCTGGTCGTTGAGCGCGGCGCTCAGTTCGGCGAATAGCCAGGGGCGCCCCAGACACCCGCGCCCGACCACCACGCCGTCGCACCGCGTCTCCGCCATCATGCGAACGGCGTCAGCCGCGCTGAAAATATCGCCGTTGCCGAGAACGGGAACGTCGGTGACATGATCTTTCAGCCGCGCGATCTCGCCCCAGTCCGCAGTCCCTGAATACCGCTGGGCAGCCGTCCGTGCGTGCAGGGCCACAGCGGCGGCGCCTTCGCTCGCCGCGATGTGCCCAGCGTCGAGATGGGTGTGGTGATTCTCGTCAATTCCTATCCGGAACTTGACGGTCACCGGAATCTCGGTCCCAGAAGTAGCGCGGACAGCTGCGGCGACAATCTGGCCGAACAGGTTGCGCTTGTACGGGAGTGCTGCGCCGCCGCCTTTGCGGGTCACTTTCGGTACTGGGCATCCGAAGTTCATGTCGATGTGATCGGCGAGATTTTCCTCGGCGATCATCCGTGCGGCTTCGTAGGTGTACTTCGGGTCGACGGTGTACAGCTGCAGCGAACGCGGGGTTTCGGTCGGGCCGAAGGTGGTCATGTGCATGGTGGCCGCATTTCGCTCGACGAGCGCGCGGGCCGTCACCATCTCGCACACATAAAGCCCAGCGGTGCTGCCCATCTTGGCGGTCTCGATCTCGCGGCACAGAGTGCGGAACGCGACGTTGGTGATACCGGCCATGGGT is from Hoyosella subflava DQS3-9A1 and encodes:
- the pstC gene encoding phosphate ABC transporter permease subunit PstC, whose product is MNVNAKLPEDPVTTRLHRGRAGRPGDAIFAGLARGAALFVTAVIAAIGVFLLWRAMPALTRNEVNFLTSREWRTFTPDSLAFGVLDLFLVTVFVSAFALFLAMPVALGIAIFITQYAPKQTKKGLGYLVDLLAAVPSVVYGLWGLLVLAPALQPVAAFLHENFGWFFLFSAENEGLVEAGFTIFTAGIVLAVMILPIITAITREVFTQTPTAQVEAALALGATKWEVVRTTVIPFGKSGYVSGSMLGLGRALGETMAIYIVLATASSDFRWSLFEGGQTIASKIASGYAEINNELQAGAYIAAGLVLFVLTFAVNAAARAIVAGKGVH
- the pstB gene encoding phosphate ABC transporter ATP-binding protein PstB, whose product is MAKRVDLKDLNIYYGKFHAVSDVTLSVAPKSVTAFIGPSGCGKSTVLRSLNRMHEVTPGARVDGAVLLDGQDIYDSSIDPVGVRRTIGMVFQRPNPFPTMSIRDNVIAGLKLQGERNRKKLDEIAEKALRGANLWDEVKNRLDKPGGSLSGGQQQRLCIARATAVEPEVLLMDEPCSALDPISTLAIEDLITELKKDFTIIIVTHNMQQAARVSDRTAFFNLETQGRPGQLIEIDDTTKIFSNPTKKATEDYISGRFG
- the phoU gene encoding phosphate signaling complex protein PhoU, coding for MRAAYTEKIADLATSLATMCRMAEEAMGQATQALLQADLPIAEKVISDHDELDTLRASCEEKAFALLALQAPVAGDLRSVVAGIQAVNDLDRMGRLALHVAKITRRRHPKQALPEEVKAYFAEMGRVAVHLGKGAAEVLETHDAAMAQDLLDEDDAMDDLHKHLFNVLMDREWKHGVAAAVDVTLLGRYYERFADHAVEVARKVIYLVTGRFPEDVVA
- a CDS encoding LCP family protein — protein: MSERDDHGPGGTPGPEPRSRAVPQFVGVAESPAPVRHQHPKTLIFARIVITLVSLAALVITGTVWGYVRSTDASLNIVDALDRNSGDVRSPDDQFGDETFLVVGVDNRAGVNAQIGGTGWQHEGSRSDTIMLVNVPEDRHRVVIASFPRDLNITRPACDRWDNDTATYTDERVESEENVKLNSAYYEGGPKCLIRTIQKITGMNITRFVGIDFAGFESMVDTLGGVEVCATEPMWDDELGWILPEAGPQTVNGSTALDYVRARRVPTEGTNDYGRIKRQQLLLSSVLREALSNKVLFDPSTLGGFIDAFTQHTFVENVDTQSLLTLARSMQGVDAGQVTFVTIPTAGPNEFMNEIPREDDIDAIFDAIIYDWPLPGESAPEPDDEADDAGDQAIRPAQNGDGGDRVASESEAVSPALVTIRVANGATTFGLASNTASVLAGYGFQIYSVGDHSRVVDQTVIRYSRGNEPEAATLASAFPGAVLQRVTGLGNIVELVLGTDYDANVTAPATPGTPLPISSSGSVQPQRDLPEDLSVTNAGDTSCA
- the dusB gene encoding tRNA dihydrouridine synthase DusB, giving the protein MTTQLSDAPSVLAQQLRIGPLELGSPVVLAPMAGITNVAFRTLCREIETAKMGSTAGLYVCEMVTARALVERNAATMHMTTFGPTETPRSLQLYTVDPKYTYEAARMIAEENLADHIDMNFGCPVPKVTRKGGGAALPYKRNLFGQIVAAAVRATSGTEIPVTVKFRIGIDENHHTHLDAGHIAASEGAAAVALHARTAAQRYSGTADWGEIARLKDHVTDVPVLGNGDIFSAADAVRMMAETRCDGVVVGRGCLGRPWLFAELSAALNDQPLPGPPNLGEVAKIMHRHAQLLVDHHGEGKGLREIRKHIAWYLRGFPAGSELRSALALVTTLEELKSLLSQLDATAPFPAAAEGPRGRQGSPARVVLPHGWLDDPLDCSVPEGADAMHSGG
- the pstA gene encoding phosphate ABC transporter permease PstA produces the protein MTTALDRPVKPPQVFPSLSTRRKTVNNLATVLVFGSFIVAMVPLIWVLYTVFSRGLTALTSDDWFTRSMRGVLPFFEGGGAYHAMVGTLMQGAVAALFAIPIGLMVSIYLVEYADGSRLGRVTTFMVDILSGVPSIVAALFIYALWITTFGFSKSGFAVALALLLLMLPIVVRSGEEMLRIVPMDLREAAYALGVPKWKTIARIVIPTALPGIITGLMLAVARVIGEAAPLLILVGYATYINYNMLEGEMGSLPGMMIAELNNPSGPGRDRLWGAALTLVLIIALLNIVANLISRYTGAKKK